One genomic window of Diospyros lotus cultivar Yz01 chromosome 8, ASM1463336v1, whole genome shotgun sequence includes the following:
- the LOC127808592 gene encoding uncharacterized protein LOC127808592, which produces MATNTNVPDAASFAAPVTGLNITPATVLGAASATVVGLIVAKATPHVEKPQQFNDSLYNVYCNAYQTSRQLWEVLDKKYKLEDVGTKKFLMGKFLDFKMVDTKLVVNQMEELQIIISDLHSEGIVINEPFQVAVVIEKLSHSWKDFKNYLKRKRKELSMEDLALRLCIEEDNRKGDKISHKFEARANIVEASAAMSQLKKQQAKKKSKHLGPKNNTANKRIQGSCWVCGKTGYRAIDCRHKKGQSSGNN; this is translated from the exons ATGGCTACCAACACTAATGTTCCCGATGCTGCCTCTTTTGCTGCCCCGGTCACTGGTCTAAACATAACTCCGGCCACCGTGCTTGGTGCTGCCTCTGCCACTGTTGTTGGGCTTATTGTCGCCAAGGCGACTCCTCATGTTGAAAAGCCACAACAATTTAATG ATTCACTATACAATGTCTATTGCAATGCCTATCAAACGTCTAGGCAACTGTGGGAAGTTTTAGACAAGAAATATAAGCTGGAAGATGTTGGCACCAAGAAATTTCTTATGGGGAAGTTTTTAGACTTCAAAATGGTTGATACCAAATTGGTAGTCAACCAGATGGAAGAATTGCAAATCATTATTAGTGATTTGCATAGTGAGGGAATAGTCATAAATGAACCATTCCAAGTCGCTGTTGTGATTGAGAAATTATCACATTCGTggaaagatttcaagaattatctCAAGCGCAAGCGAAAGGAGTTGTCTATGGAGGATCTAGCACTTAGACTCTGTATTGAAGAGGACAACAGAAAGGGAGATAAAATATCTCACAAGTTTGAAGCAAGGGCCAATATTGTTGAGGCTTCAGCTGCAATGTCCCAACTTAAAAAGCAACAAGCTAAAAAGAAAAGTAAGCACTTGGGTCCTAAAAATAATACTGCTAACAAACGCATCCAAGGCAGTTGTTGGGTGTGTGGCAAGACGGGTTATAGAGCTATTGATTGTCGTCACAAGAAGGGACAGAGCTCTGGAAACAACTAG